ttatttttagataatgAAATGTTATATTAAATAGTGTTGTACGTTTGAAGTTTTCCGAGCTTTGAGAAATGTGAAAGTCGTCTCACTTGgtcaatgaaatttaaattaattatgattttttttttaaatatttatagcaAATACGGTTCTATTTGATACTCATTTGACTTagtgttttaaatatttcttgttttttcgtcatttatttataataagctttatttttattaagataagttttaaatttttagtgacgttttaaaaaagaaaaattgaaaaaaaatatttttagtagactacactatatatatatatatatatataataaataataaatgaagaaaacttATAGATATAAATAGGGTTTATaggtttaattttcaaatacaaaagtctaaattaataaaatatccataaactttttcttttatttaaaaaaaaaaacaacatttaaattctaaaagttCAACTCTAcacttaaacttaaaaaaattaaagataacaTTACCATTagttttagattaaaaaaaaaaaaaaaatttaaaaatatcattaaaataaaaaaaaaaaaatcaaaatttgttaatgttagtttcaaatttcgtatatatttttaaatgcaaTTATgagtaaaagtatttttgaattttttttaaaaagatttaaactatttttgaagtttttcaggtggttttgaaatttttaaaaaaatttgaagttattgcaaatttaatggtatttttaattttatttatttattttaataatatatttgaaataaaatattaataattttcaacaatatttttctatttttattaatttatttcattaaaaaaaaaaaaaaatcaaaccatctataccttttaaatttagttacgCAAGCTAATATACTAGTTTTATAAacttgtaattatttatttattgaaaataaatagaaatctCTTATTATAatacaataatatttattaatgttgATAAAAGACTGGGCCGTGGATGAGTAAATAAAGAGGCCCAAAAGTGATCCTAAAATTGGTTGGCAGGCCCATTATACACATACTCGACAGGGACGAGGCAACATCTGTACGCGAACCACGTGGACCTGGTGAAGGACTTGAGCCTCACCAACCATCTCCACTTGGGCAAGCCCTCCTACGTCACCAAGAAGCTCGCCCCAATCCTCGGCCACAGCGTGGTCCGAGCCAACGGCCCTGTCTGGGCCCTGCAGCGCAAGATCATAGCGCCCGAGTTCTTCATGGACCGGGTCCGGGTCATGGCGGCGCTGATGACCGAGGCGGCGTCTGCGATGCTGCAGAAATGGGAGGGGAGGATCGGAGAAAGAGACGGAGCCACGGCGGAGATCGACGTGGATGAGGCTCTTAGAGAATTCTCGGCGGATGTGATTTCTAGGGCTTGCTTTGGGAGCTCGTATGAGAAGGGGAAGCGGATTTTTTCCAAGCTTAGGGTTCTTCAGAAGCTGCTTAGCGAAGGGAATTTCCTGTTTGGCTACGTTTCTCTCAGgttcgttttttttctctttttttatttattaattaattcaaattaaaatctaaattaaaatataaattatgaacagCGACCGATTATTTCAACAACCCAAACACAGAAGAATCAAGAAGCTGGAGAAGGAGATCGAATCATTAATCTGGGAAACGGTTCAACAACGCCAAAGAGAATGCTCCAAAACGTCGTCGGATAAGGATCTCTTGCAGCTCATAATGGAAGCCGCCATGAATGACCCAACCGTAGGCGCCAATTGTAACGAGTCCCCTAAAAAGTTCATCGTTGACAACTGCAAGAGCATCTACTTCGCCGGCCATGAGTCCACCGCCGTCGCCGCCACTTGGTCCTTGATGCTCCTCGCTCTCCACCCCGAATGGCAAGACCGTATTCGGTCCGAGTTTACTCAAGCTTGCCCCGACGGTCGTGTCAACATGACAACCATCTCTCAACTCAAATCGGTGAGTATGGTCGTCCAGGAAACATTGCGATTGTACCCACCGGCGGCGTTTGTGGCGAGGGAGACATTCTCTGAGACGCGACTAGGGAACGTAGTGATTCCAAAGGGTGTCTACTTATGGACTTTGATTCCGACTTTGCATAGAGAGGTTGAAATATGGGGAGAAAACGCGAATGAGTTTAAGCCAGAACGGTTCGTGAATGGCATAGCCAAGGCTTGCAAGTTTCCTCAAGCGTACGTGCCATTTGGGGCAGGGCCCCGACTATGCTTAGGGAAGAACTTTGCGTTGGTTCAGTTGAAGATCATTATTTCTCTGATTGTTTTCAAGTTTAGATTCTCACTATCTCCTGAATATCGTCATTCTCCGTCGTATAGAATGATCGTAGAGCCAGCCAATGGGATGAAGATCATCTTCAAAAGGgtttaaattagggtttatcAGAAGTTTAGTGTTACTGTGAGCTCTTATTTATGAAACAGTAcaagtttattaattatagcAGCtactaaaatatttgaatttttaattaaattaattaaatgaattttagaaaagaaaatatattatgagATGGGAGACAAAATGATGTAACGTCCAGAAaggaaatatataaaaacatgACAGTTGTttacaataatattataaaaaaaaaaagatattactATAAATCCAAGTGGACCAAAACGGCGCgtttttatataaaatcaaactcataaaacataatataataaatataaatcttatattttatttacttttatagattcttttttgatttgtggaattaaaattttcaaaatttcatgggggtttagatatttttttaatatttaatttcgaCCTTAGTGTATATCCTCTCGAATGCCACGCCACGTATCTatgatttaatttgataaaatcgAAAGTTATAGAAATGTATattaactcaaaattaatcTCAACAGAGTTCACAGTCAATTTTTGAGTTGTAAAAGTTTGTCAACCAGTAATTTTAACTGGTAAACTGACTTCaattttcgatttttaaaaagttcaacccaactcaaaaaaagaaaaaatctaacctAATCGAGTCATCGGGTCATATGAACGCTCCTAAAAAGCTTAATGGTTTAGTGTAAAGTGTTGAATTAATTTGGGAGggaaaatggggaaaaaagggaagggaagAAAGCTGGTGAAGGACTGCCAAATTCTCATGTAACCTAACTTTATCTGCCATCATCAAACATGAAGCTTTTCAAAGGAATAATATTTCCAATTGTCCActtcttccttcatttttattttttatttactaaattgTGTTGAAATTGCATAATTTTAACCTCTTTGCATGtcttgattttgttgttttttgatGCAGATTTCAGAGGCCTTAACTTTTCTAACCATTTACTTCAACAAATGGAGCATATGAACAAGTTTCTAATGAAAATGGAACCGAAttgaaccgaaccgaaccgagCCAACCCGTTATCAAAGTGAATGGTGAGAGATGGGGTACCAAAAAGTTACCTTTTTGGGGACAGGGTTTGCTGATAGCTGTGAAAGCCTTGCCTGAAAGAGCACAATCAGAGAGAgtaaaagtgaaaaagaacGAAATGGAAACCTcacaaaatgaagaaaaatgcaaTAATTGAGCTAAGTTAGGGTCTCCATACATTCTTACCTCTACATTTGTGGACATTGTTCTAAATCATACCATTATTAAATCATTTCAATCCAAGAAAATCTGAACGTCTGGACAGATCTCGAATATTTCAATGTCCAACATCGAAAAGTATCTCGAACTTATTGATTAGGGTAAATAAGGTCAGTTCATCCTCCCTAAAGTCGTCTCGATCTCATCAGGGTCGACTAGGATAAACAAGGTCAGTTGATTGTCCCAAAAGCCGTCCTGAGCTCATCAGGGTCGACTAAGGCAAACAAGGTCAGTTCATCCTCCCTAAAGTCGTTCTGAGCTCATCAAGGTCGACTAGGGCAAACAAGGTAAGTTGATTGTCCCAAAAGTCGTCCCGAGCTCATCAGGGTCGACTAGGGCAAACAAGGTCGGTTGATTGTCCCAAAAGTCGTCTTGAACTCATCAGGGTCGACTAAGGCTAACAAGGTGAGTTCATCCTCCCAAAAAGTCGTCCCGAGCTCATCAGGGTCGACTAGGGCTAACAAGGTCAGTTCACCTTCCCAAAAGTCGTCTTGAACTCATGAGGGTCGACTATGGCAAACAAGGTGAGTTCACCCTCCCAAAAAGTCGTCCCGAGCTCATCAGGGTTGACTAGGACAAACAAGGTCAGTTGATTGTCCCAAAAGTCGTCTTGAACTCATCAGGGTCGACTAGGACAAACAAGGTCAGTTGATTGTCCCAAAAGCCGTCCTGAGCTCATTAGGGTCGACTAGGGCTAACAAGGTGAGTTCACCCTCTCAAAAAGTCGTCCCGAACTCATCAGGGTCGGGTAGGGCAAAGAAGACGAGAGTTGAATTGGGGTGAGAGTTTTATATGGAGAAGTAGGAAAGGAGGAGCTCCCTTCAGTCCaagcaaagaaaaagagagagtgCAAAATATCTCCCGCTTCATTCACGCAGTCACAGTAGCTAGAGAGGAAAGAATAGTACTGAGTGTTTGAGTGAATGAGTCGGCAGTTAGTTCAGCAACCCCTTTGAGTCCTTCCATGAGTGGGCTGAGGgaagctctctctctccatctctTCATGCAATATATCCTTCATTACACACTTTTTTGGACATGGGTTGTCTCAAAAACCTccaaaacaaccaaaacatGACTCTATAATCAACATAATATATACAAACACAAATTcccaaacaaacaagaacaaagttAGAAGCTTTAACCTGGAAGAGGCAGCATGATGATGAGTGGAGGACATGAAACCCTAAACAATGGAGGAACAGCGTTTGAAGggaaagagggaaaaagaaagaagggtaataaaggagaaaagaaaagggaaatatATGGAGATGATGGGACATAGGCTGCCATAAGAGTTTGGGACATTAAAGTGTGAGAGACAGAATTTTATagctatttttattttaaataaagtaaaaagtatttctttttttttttttacgtatACATCGAAATTATATACAACTACTCTGTGAAGATGCAGACTACCTGCACCTCGACAGAAAGATCCTATGGAGCTTCACTGTTTTTTGGGATTGGCTTTAGGCCTTTCCTGTGCAGCTTAGATGGAGGGCGAAGAAGGCCCCCTTCCGGAGGCTCGAGCCATCAGTGAGATACCACTCTGGAAAAGCTAGAATTCTAATCTTGTGTCAGGACCTACGGGCCAAGGGACAGTCTTAGGTAGACAGTTTCTATGAGGCATAGGCCTCCCAAAAGGTAACGGAGGCATGCAAAGGTTTCCTCGAACCAAACGGAGATTGGCCCTCGAGTGCAAAGACAGAAAGTTTACGggtttataaatgatttaataCATAATATCAACgaaatttaagtatttttatctCTAGCCCATATTGTAATCTAATGATTAGTTGATCTTGTACTAACTTTTAAGTTTacgaggaaagaaaaagtgcATAATTTATATAGAGGATGAATGTTCTGTGTTTTAAACTTGTTTGACATAGATATGGTCCATTTAAGTTGGTGGACCTCGTTAGGCTCGTCAAAATAAGGTTGtgaaaaaaattggatgttAATGGTTGAAATTGAGAGTTGACCAAGTCAATGTCAACTAGAgttaggtaaaaaaaaaaaaatgtttttaaagaCCTCGTACATCTCTTGATCTCTTTCAACTCTCTCAATCCTCTCGGTTTGGAAGACATGACTATGGGAAATTGATGCATGTTTACGGATTTTATGTACATAAAAGTGATATATATCTATGTATGAAAGTGACGTATATCAACTCCACTATAATCgtattaatctaaattatgATTGCACGTGATTTTGTTTCATGGTCTAAGAGGTGGAGTCACTTTCTAAATAATCATAATACTCAACATTCTCTGTATTTGTTAATGAGCCCACGAGCGTCAGGATAGATCTAGATCTTCTTCAAGGGAACCCAACTTTATCATTTGAAATCAACATTAGTGATGAAGATAGCCTAACTTTGAGAGCTACTACTAAGATGGGTTGTTTTTTATACTCATATCTCTCGTCTCATGAGTGTCATGTCTATCTCTTGTTTACAAAAAAACGAttcttaaacaaaataaatagtatcaaactttaaaaaacaagaacatgaaacaAATGGTTGCATATATACTACTTGGCTTTGATCATTACAACAAATAGTTcaattttgatgatttcatAACTTCACTGTTCAGAGCACAGAAAAAAGGCCTCAGAAACAGTATGAACAGGTCATAAGATGGTGACGCCTCACACTTGAAACCTGTAGAACAGTATATGAACAACAATTATTTGTGTGTTTACATAATCACTGCAGACTGAACACATTCAACATGGCAGCTGTTTCCAGGCCTAAACTCTACGGGGAATACTCATCAGTCTTCAAGTAACATGCAGTTTTCACAGTGGGATTCTTTTCGTTAAGAATTAGATTTCATTGAATTTAATGATGAAATGGGATTTTATTAAATCCATCTTCTGTTTGGACATCTAACTCAACTCGTCACAATGATTACAAAGCATTAATATAATACTAATCCAGTTTTGAATTTGACAGCATCTTTAAACTCATCTggatgttatgttatgtttccctttttctttttctcttctttccccttctctttgttctttttcttcccccCTGTGTCCATCCAATAAACAATATGTTTCTTTGTCAAGCT
This genomic window from Cucurbita pepo subsp. pepo cultivar mu-cu-16 chromosome LG01, ASM280686v2, whole genome shotgun sequence contains:
- the LOC111780647 gene encoding cytochrome P450 714A1-like, producing MGGLGSVLFAAVAVAVVAVVVHFYYGVWRRTAEIRRKLRAQGVTGPPPSLLYGNLPEMQEIQLEAAAAAMASPPHHASVIVAHDYTSTLFPYFVKWRKQYGPLYTYSTGTRQHLYANHVDLVKDLSLTNHLHLGKPSYVTKKLAPILGHSVVRANGPVWALQRKIIAPEFFMDRVRVMAALMTEAASAMLQKWEGRIGERDGATAEIDVDEALREFSADVISRACFGSSYEKGKRIFSKLRVLQKLLSEGNFLFGYVSLSDRLFQQPKHRRIKKLEKEIESLIWETVQQRQRECSKTSSDKDLLQLIMEAAMNDPTVGANCNESPKKFIVDNCKSIYFAGHESTAVAATWSLMLLALHPEWQDRIRSEFTQACPDGRVNMTTISQLKSVSMVVQETLRLYPPAAFVARETFSETRLGNVVIPKGVYLWTLIPTLHREVEIWGENANEFKPERFVNGIAKACKFPQAYVPFGAGPRLCLGKNFALVQLKIIISLIVFKFRFSLSPEYRHSPSYRMIVEPANGMKIIFKRV